The DNA window TGTCTCTCAAGCTCGGAAACTCACTCACCGTCGTCGCGTCGTCGCCGGAGATCGCGAAACTCCTCCTGCAGGAGCACGACCAGGCCTTCTCCGGCCGCACCATCCccgcggcggcggaggcgcACGACCACCACAAGCACTCGATGGCGCTGATACCGGCGGGGGAGAGGTGGAGGAAGGCGCGCAAGCTCTGCAGGGAGCGGATGTTCTCGACGCGACAGCTCGACGCCGGGGCGGGGCTCCGGGCGGAGAAGGTGCGGAAGCTGCTGGACTACACGCGCGGGTGCAGCGCGAGTGGGAGGGCCGTTGACGTCGGGGAGGCGGCGTTCGTGACGGCGTCGAATCTGCTGACGGCGACGCTCTTCTCGGTGGATTTGATCGAGTTTGAATCGGACGCGACGCAGCAGATGAAGGAGGCGATCGAGGGGGTGACCAAGATATTGGGGGCTCCGAATGTGGCTGACTTCTTCCCGTTTGTGAAGCGGTGGGACCCGCAGGGGATCAAGAAGCGGTCGGAGATTTGCTTTGGGAAAGTGCTTGGTGTTTTGGGAGGGATAATTAGGGAGCGATTGGAATCGAGATCTATGGGATTGCAAAGGAAGAATGATTTGCTAGATGCGCTTGTTGATCTCATGGAGGGGACTGAGTACGACTTGAGCTTCAAGGATATTCAACATATACTTCTGGTAAACTCCATCTCTCTCACAAACTAGTTTACTAATACTAATGTTAATCCAATTATGAACATTTGGTTTTacatggattttaatgcataattgatgaAGTATAAGAGTGATAGATTGAATTCTCGAATCAAAATTTATAGTTGACTAGTAGAATGGTTTTTAGTAGCTCAAACTTCACATAACTGTGCTTATCATAGGACTTATACCTTGGAGGGTCAGATTCAACTCAATGCACGGTGGAATGGGCAATGACAGAATTACTATCTAATCCCATGAAGATGAGTAATGCCAAGAGTGAGCTTAGAAGAGTGATAGGAGAAAAGAAGCAAGTGGAAGAATCGGACATATCAAGGCTCCCATACTTGCAAGCACTGATCAAAGAGACCTTACGGCTCCACCCGCCCGGTCCGCTTTTGGTCCCTCGGCGGGCGGATCATGAAGTCGAGATCTTCGGTTACAATATCCCTGAGAACGCTCAAATATTCGTCAACGTTTGGGCTATAGGTAGGGATTCGAGTGTTTGGGCAAatcctagttcgtttgagccgGAGAGATTCTTGGACAGCAGTATAGGGTTCAAGGGCCAAGATTTCGAGCTCATTCCATTCGGGTCGGGGAGAAGAATGTGCCCAGGTTTGGCATTGGCTGATAGAATGTTGCATCTTATGCTGGGGTCGTTGCTTCATAGTTTCGATTGGAAAGTGGAAGGAGTGTTGGACACGACGGAGGAGTTTGGAATGGCGTTGCATAAGGCAGTCCCCCTCAAGGCTATTCCAGTTTGCTGTCAATGAGAGATG is part of the Salvia splendens isolate huo1 chromosome 6, SspV2, whole genome shotgun sequence genome and encodes:
- the LOC121808049 gene encoding ferruginol synthase-like gives rise to the protein MDLSIVIAIIVSFLAWSHFRRRWQNLPPGPYPFPIIGNILQLGRNPHRSLADLSKTHGPLMSLKLGNSLTVVASSPEIAKLLLQEHDQAFSGRTIPAAAEAHDHHKHSMALIPAGERWRKARKLCRERMFSTRQLDAGAGLRAEKVRKLLDYTRGCSASGRAVDVGEAAFVTASNLLTATLFSVDLIEFESDATQQMKEAIEGVTKILGAPNVADFFPFVKRWDPQGIKKRSEICFGKVLGVLGGIIRERLESRSMGLQRKNDLLDALVDLMEGTEYDLSFKDIQHILLDLYLGGSDSTQCTVEWAMTELLSNPMKMSNAKSELRRVIGEKKQVEESDISRLPYLQALIKETLRLHPPGPLLVPRRADHEVEIFGYNIPENAQIFVNVWAIGRDSSVWANPSSFEPERFLDSSIGFKGQDFELIPFGSGRRMCPGLALADRMLHLMLGSLLHSFDWKVEGVLDTTEEFGMALHKAVPLKAIPVCCQ